GTGGAAAAGTACATAACAGGCAgaataacaatgttttttttttgtcttttcgtgggatttgttgacaatagcAAACAGAATATttccagccatatcctttagCAATGGAACTTCTCTGACATTGCCACATTACAACATTTTTGACCTGGTATACTGCAGGCACCATCTGTCACTATGGTAGAATACATGGATTTCTCTTCAGAGTACTGTAAACAGATGGTATTAAATGGTTTCTTAAAATGGATCATACAGTAGAGCTAGGATGACTTAACTTGTTTGTCCTTTGACTGTGCCAGGTTGGAGCCGGTGCCATTGGCTGTGAGCTCATGAAAAATTTTGCCATGATTGGACTGGCTTGCGGGGAGGGTGAGGTCATTGTGACAGACATGGATACCATAGAGAAGTCCAACCTCAACAGACAGTTCCTCTTCAGACCATCAGATGTCACGGTCAGTATTACcacagtattatatatattattgtgcTCATCTGGTGGATAAGAAGCAGCTAGTGCACATAAGTTCACCATTTATTGATTGACTTTGATATTTCCGAGCAGCGCTGCTTATGGATTTCCTGCATTGTAAACTGAGTGCACTTAATGTAGCTGCTGCTAATAGATGATGTCATGGTGCAACATTACATGGAGGAGACGGAATGCTTTGAGTCATTGTTGGTCATCTTTCATCAGAGTATTATTTCTAGGTTTGCTAAATAAAGATGAGACTTTATTGTCCTAGAGGGAAATTTGCCTTGGACACACAATGCTGCTGCAATACAGTTACAAATAATTCCAACAGTACTACACATCATACATCTCATGAACAccgtgatgaaaaaaaaaatacaataaatgacTCAGGATTAAAAACTGCAAATCAATAAATACTTTGAATTCTGAGATACTCAGAATAAAACGCAGTGACCTTTCAAAGTAGAGGTATTGGAACACTTTTATTGATGTAACTGTCTAAATATTGGAACATGACATTGTTCGCTCAGCTTATTCAAGGGCAACattgtttccaaaaaaaaattgtgcatTGAAGAACTAGGGCTGTGACGgtatggatttttttcttactgcGGTGAAAAAACATCCCTGCAGatacgccccccccccccccattaacatttcttttttttttttttttagtctttcttGGACTTTACAGTCCAAAAATAGGTTTTAATTGATAAAAGGTCTACATCTGAATGCTAGAACCTCCGTTAATGCTGACCAGTGTGCAGATGATCGCCACGTTCGTACACTTGTCTGTTAATTTAAACACTTAGGTCACCGCCTCAGGTGTTACCGGACAATGAAGCAATCCTGTCCGAGTGGAGAGCAGTTAGCCCGGCTAGCTGGATAGCAGAGTCGGAGATACTCTCATGCCACCACATCTCTGCAAAGATGAGAGCACAGCAGTTTGTCTTTTCTCACCAAGTCTAGTTTATTGTTGATGGGGCGACGTTGGTGAGGAAGATTGACAGGAGAGCTGGTCAACTGGGGTTAGCCTTTAGTCTAGCTTGGATGCCAGCTTGCTTGCCGTGCGTCCGCTTTCTCAGGCACCACTTTTGGCGTCCCCTAGACAGTCGTTCTTGTGGGGCGATTTCTAGACCTTGCAGCCTGGTGCCCAGAGCAAGCAGAGGCAACCCTTTTCCCACATATCTCCATCCTGTTGTGTTGGGCATTTAAAGAAAATTTGTGGTGTTGACAGTAATGAGCTCAACCCCGTGGTAGGTGTCACATGACCACGGTTATTGTCACAGCCTTACGAAGAACCCACAGCAGACAGATGTGCATTAGGCCATAATTGTTTAAATGTCCTATTTACCATCATACAGGGCCACAGCTTTTTTTATACAAGTTTTCTCCTTCTTTAAATTTTATGTGTTCTTTGTTCAGTTTAACTAAATTAATATCATTGGTATGTATGTGTGGTAACAGAAAATGAAGAGtgacacagctgctgcagcagtgaAGCAGATGAACCCATCCATCAGGATCACAGGTCACCAGAACAGGGTCGGCCCTGACACAGAGAGGATCTACGACGATGACTTCTTTGAAAGCCTTGATGGAGTGGCCAATGCACTGGACAATGTTGATGCACGTAAGTAAAGCAGaaatttttaaaagtttttaaaacatcttCTTCTCTGTACCTCCTGTATTTAAGCtcttccttgtgtgtgtgtgtgtgtgccttttgTACAGGTATGTACATGGATCGGAGGTGTGTGTACTACCGTAAACCCCTACTGGAATCTGGTACTCTTGGTACCAAAGGCAATGTCCAGGTCGTGATCCCCTTCCTCACAGAGTCCTACAGCTCCAGCCAAGACCCACCTGAGAAGTCCATCCCCATCTGTACCCTCAAGAACTTCCCAAATGCCATtgaacacacactgcaggtcAGTAGATACAAACGCACAAAGCTGCTCTTAAGATtgattttatgatgttttacaaagtcaaaatcacacaatcacaaaCTCATGGTCATAGCATTCTGTCACATATCTTTTTGTTAATTTACTTGACCCAAGAGCTCATGCCATAACTGtatttaatcattcattcaAACATGAGAACTGAAGACTGCAATGTCTCTGAGAATTGTGATTAAATGGAGACATAGATGATTTTATTGCACAACCCTAGACAATGCCACTACCTCACTCTTAATAAAAGttttacacacatactgtacttctGACTTACTGAATTgagtgtatttattttgttttctatatTCTCCTCTATTCAGTGGGCCCGTGATGAGTTTGAGGGACTTTTCAAACAGCCACCAGAGAACGCCATGCAGTACCTCTCGTGAGTAGACTTCCCTGGCATTACTGTAGTCACCCGTATATATCTTTTGCTCTATTCATCATGAAAAATTGTTCAGATTACATTAATAAGAAATTTCTTTTGATATTCACAATTGGAACCAGTGATACTGCctacaaatatttaaagaaacaaaatcccacatttaaaacaattcTTAAACTAATCCTGCTAACTCTGGTGAACAGCAACAGATGTTCAAAACTGACAGCTCTTCGCATGCTTGCATCTAGTTTTTTGATTGTTGTCCTTTATTGGATTGTCCTGGCAGAGATCCTAAGTTCATGGAGCGTACTCTGAAACTTCCCGGAGCTCAGCCCGTGGAGGTGCTGGAGGCTGTTTACAAGAGTCTCGTCACAGACTGCCCCCACAGCTGGGCCGACTGTGTAGCCTGGGCACGCAACCACTGGCAGTGCCAATACAGCAACAACATTCGCCAGCTCCTGCACAACTTCCCCCCAGATCAGGTACACATTGAGCTCACTGCATTCTGAATATCACAGCTGTTTTGGAATCCAAATCTTGATTGTATTGTTAACAAAAAATCCCTTACCATATTGCAAAGTATTGCTCTTGCGCTCCTCTAAGtatataataatgaaataagtAGAAAGGAGATTGGATGTAGGACTCTCGTCACTGTTGCTGTATGAATCTGATGTTCATTCCTCAAAGAATTGAGTTCACATCACCCTTCTGTATTCATAGCATCATTTTATAATCTCCTGGCCCACTGCACACATTATACAACATGTGTACACTTTCAGAATAACCGGTGTTGTGAATAATACAACACTGTAGTATTAACAAGGCTGTATGCCTGCGATAGACTGATGGTTGTTTTCCTGCCTTTTGCCAATCTGATTGGCTACCGTTCTTCTGAAAATGCAAGTATGGAGGAAAGATTTATGGTATGAACAGAAACTCCTGCTTCCGTTTTTGATGACTCAGAGCTCAGTTATGGTTTAAGATGCTTCAAATATTATGCATAAGGAGGAGGTGCAGATCATGAACCACAATGTGCTCGGTTTGAGGCTGGAAACTTCAGTTgcgtgttgtttttctttcccctcaCTTCCTGTCATGTATTATTGGTTTAATAAAAGCATGCAGTccttaaaaatatctttttaaaatgtaatccaTAAGTAATGGGAAATGTTATTTGGCCATTATTGTAAAATATCCATTACCCAACCCTAgctttttatgttgtttttttttctattttagtgCTTAAGTATTAATTTATGATCTGTGGCTTTCAGCTCACTAGCTCTGGTGCCCCCTTCTGGTCTGGCCCAAAGAGATGTCCTCACCCCCTAGAATTCAGTACTAGCAATGTAAGTATGCATTCATTATGCGTTTATGTACGCCTGCTTAAAGCATTATTTGCTCTGAACTAGTCTACCCAGTCTCACGATAATAACAGAACTCCTCTCTTTTGTAGGACCTGCACATGGACTATATAATGGCAGGAGCCAACCTGTTTGCCCAGACATACGGCTTGCCAGGCAGCACTGATCGTGCAGGTGTGGTCAAGCTCTTGCAGGAGATCAAGGTGCCACCCTTTACCCCGCGTTCAGGGGTTAAAATCCACGTCTCTGATCAGGAGCTGCAGAATAGCAATTCCTCTGTTGGTAAGATGCAAATCTGTTTTTGGAGAGGTTATATTCTTAGCTAATGTCTTGCGTGCATATGAATTATTCATTGTTTGTAATAGCTTATACATTAAAGTCGTGGTCATTATGGATGCCGTGAGATTTATGGAACCTCTGATCTGTTTGTATTTAGATGACTCCAGATTGGAAGAGCTGAAGGTCCAGCTGCCTTCTCCTGAGACCTCCCAGTTCAAACTCTGCGCCATTGACTTTGAGAAGGTACACATCTCTCCTTCCATGTCTATGTTTCTCCAATCGCCTTGAGTATAATGATGGTCTTCATCTTCCACTGATTGTAttcttgtttgtgtgactgtggtGGGCTTTTTGTTTAACAGGATGATGACACCAACTTCCACATGGACTTCATTGTGGCAGCATCCAATCTGAGAGCAGAGAACTATGACATTCCCCCTACTGACAGGCACAAGGTGGGGAAACACATGTTTAAGACCTGGCATTGCCTGTGGGGGAAATAATAACCTACCAACTCCTGATCCTTCATGGCCTATGCTCTAGATGCTGCCCAGAAATTTAGAATTTTCCTGTTATTCTTATAATGGAGGATATGTCTCTGTGACAGTAGTACCCACTGCTTATGAGTAAATCTGACATTgtgaaaaaactatttcaaaccCAATAAGTTTTATCCGTTAAAACTAAAATGACAAGAACTCTATCAAGccatgaagaaaaatatgttaaacAACCATTTTTTTACCAATGTTGTGTTCTTTTGCTGCAAATCTAACTCTTTCAAATAACAAtgaacccttttttttttctcattctttcttttttcattattctGGCATTCATCACCATCCACTCCAGAGCAAACTGATAGCTGGCAAAATCATCCCTGCCATCGCCACCACCACAGCTGCAGTGGTGGGTCTGGTTTGCCTGGAGCTCATCAAGATTGTCCAAGGACACAAAAAACTGGAGTCATACAAGAACGGCTTCATGAACTTGGCCCTGCCTTTCTTTGCCTTCTCTGAGCCCATCGCCGCTCCCAGACACAAGGTAAGCAGCTGCACATTTCCGTCACTGCTTGTATCGGACATCTGATGTATCCCCACTgcaggaaaaaatgttttgctattAATACTCCCAATGTGTTTCAAGTGTCCTCTGTAAAAGGCAACACAAATGTAGTCATCAGACGTTTTAAGCTCCAATGATGATCCAGCCATGCTAATACTGATGCACCAGGCAGATGCAGTGCGTCCGCCTGGGTGCAAATGAGTTCAGCTCAACTTCTCATGCTGATGCAATCAGTGTGTGCTGAggagaaaaatataatttataaagttttttatgacttttagtAAATGTTTGATGGAAATGTATCATATCTTTCTGTGTGGCTGACATTAGCATCTCATTATCCCAAAATTATTTTTGCAGTACTATGAAATTGAATGGACGTTGTGGGATCGCTTTGAGGTCACAGGGATGCAGCCCAATGGGGAGGAGATGACACTCCGACAGTTCCTGGACTACTTTAAAGTAAGTTCTCCTCATctcctgttttcagtttgtcacAATGTGGTTCCATACGCCCAATAACTGACCctgttttttgttggtttttttttggttagaATGAGCATAAGTTGGAGATCACCATGCTTTCTCAGGGAGTGTCCATGCTCTATTCCTTCTTCATGCCTGCTGCCAAACTCAAAGAGAGACTGGACCTGCCGTGAGTACAGCGTTCACATGCACATGACTACTTCTCTAGCCTGAGGCATGTAAAGTTTGaatgactgtttttattcattgcCATAATGGTATTCCTCTTCTGTGTGTCCCATAGGATGACAGAGATTGTGACTAAAGTGTCTAAAAAGAAGCTGGGCAAGCACGTGAAAGCCCTGGTGTTTGAGCTATGCTGTAACGACCTGTCAGACGAAGACGTGGAAGTGCCCTATGTCAGATACACCATCCGCTGAGCTCCACACTGAACCCACCCACAGGAGGGTGGGGGTTGAGggatgggggggtggggaggtggATGTTCTAATTGAAGAGTTGAGGTGGGAATTTCGGGGTGGGTGGGTTGATCCAGGTCAGCTGTATTggatcaatcattttttttaggCCTGTGGTTTGTGTAAACCTGTGCCTGAGTGTACATAGCCCCAGTAAGCTGACTTAAGGatacctgtatgtgtgttaggGATCCAGTTGTGCTCAGCTGTAGGAACAGGGGTGTCACCGGAGGAAGGGAGCATGTATACTGGAACTCTTGATGTTTCTAAGTGGCAGAACCTCTCCGCTCAGTTTAATTCTAAGCCTTAGATCTCTTGGTACTTGATAACCCAACTAGTGTCCCTCAGAAACATCCTGACACTCTTCAGCACCGAAGGAGGAATCTTTTAATCCAGCAAACTGTCTCCCTTCCACTCTACTtgctctcttccctcctctAACCCCTGTCTCTTACACCTGGCCCCacttactgttttattttatttttcaaagatGCACCTCATTAAGTAACGTTCAGCCAAGAAACCCAAATAAAGCAACACATGTATTGAGAATCAATTTTGCCCCAATGCCATGTCACTGCCCTTAATTATACCTAAAGCCCCAAATTTTAAACCGTTGAACCTGAAGACATTGAAACCCAACTCGACTGCCTCTCCTGACTGGATAATTATCTGAGTATCTCACGCCTGCAGAATAGGAGCCCTTGCCGGTTTGAGGCGTCACCAGGTGTTTTCAGCACCCCTACTCCAACCTCATCTAGCACTCTGTGGCTTTGGAGGGGCTCTTGCACAtgacatcagttttttttttttgttttttttttctttattctctttatatttcatgtgttttgttattttctattttattttgggGGGGCAAACTGAGTTTTTGCTCACACACCTTGTAGATCATAAACTGTCTTCTTTCTACTTTGTTAACTCCAAATGACATTACAATATAAGAGCAAGGCAATGAGATGTATCTTGAAATGGGAGCACTTAGTGTGATAGtgaataaacatgttaaaaaaaaaaaaaaaaaaaaaaatttgaatgtTGTGTcgttattttatgttttttaaggTACTGAGAGAAATGTGGTTATGTGTCAGGCTGAATATGTCACTTCTGGTTTAACACTTGAAGCCAAACAGAAAATGTGCGTGTCAGATATTTGCAAGGGTTTTCCTGTTTGACCTGCTTCTGGCTCTTTAATCAGAAGTTTCGTTACAGAGCATATCCGGGAAGTACAGTCTAACACCAGCTAAACGCCTACCTGtgaatttacaatgaaaaactaagcagatttttttttttttttttaatgcagaggATGCAAGAAATTATCTAACCTAGCTTTGAAATTGCAGAATATTTCAAAGTCATTTAGTTATTCAAAAGTGCGCGTAATGAACAGTTTGCTGTAGTTACAAATTCTCTGTCACTTCCTCTTGTGTTTCACACAGTATTGTAGTTTATTCAGTCAGGTATTCTGCACTGCAAAGTAGTTTTTTTCTAAAGTTCTCTCATCCAGTTGAAAGGTTGGAGTGATAAGTTTGTACAAACCAAGTTTTAAACTCTAAACTCTTCCTGGCGAGAGCGGATATATGAATAGGTACAACCCTAAAGGATGTGGTTGAGTCTGAGATGAGGAAGAAagtgaggaggaaggagagtgCAGTGAACTCTGTAAAAGCTTCCTGCAAACAGCTTGCCGTAGGTTTACTAAAACAGACTAAGGCTGGTGTAAATTTGGAATATTTCGACAGTTCTCATTTTGAGAAGGTGTAATGGACTTTTGAAGATGcgttgaaagaaaaagagaagatggAACTGGAGGAGACTGGTGAAACGAGGACTTCCTGGTATGCTTTTTTACATTCATCGTTATCTGTTTCTGGGTtgccacatactgtatcttaATGCTGAAAACTGACCGATAAGGGGTACTGTAACATTCAACTGAATCTTTTACTTTACTACGTAGTAGGCATGTATATTATTTAAAGTTAGCAGACATCTGGCATCATGGTGACTAAACTTATCCTCTTGACATTACTCAAAAGTACTAATTGAGAAATGAAAGGAAGTTAAGATTGTCCTCAGTAATCAGTAGTGTACTTCTATACAACTGGAATCACAAAAGAAATCTGACAAATCTGTCACTCATTGGGCACACACTACCCGGATCCCTTTCagcaatttgttgttttattttttttacagatttatcTCAAGGAAAATAACacaagtatgtgtgtgaatgtctgcTTGGCACCCACTAACAGTTTTACCTTTTTAGGACTGTAGCACCAGGAGAGTCACACTCCATCATCTATGACCATGCTGGGGTAAGTCACACCACCTACCTGTTTTTTATGACCTCTGTCCTCCTGCCTACAGCCTAGCTCAGCACTCTtctaaaaaacacaagaaactcACTTTCATACAAATTTCTGCTTttagaagaagagaaaacaagacCCAGCCCCTGAACATTTGAACAGAACCTTAGAGGTGAGTGATTTCTCACATTCACCATTAAACTCTTTATGTTCCAGTGCcccatcttcatcttcatttctctctgtttctctgtaacTAGCGGAAGTTAGTCAACCTTACCTTTGTGACCGCAATGCTGTGTGCTGAGCTGAGTGAGAGACGTGAACATGGTGTTCATGTGTGCAGCCACAGAAGCTCTCTGAATGCACAAACCTATAAATGCTATTTATATCATTTCTTGTCGATGTGACTTTCCACTTTTGGTTTTGTACTTTCTTGTTATGCTGTAATCTTTATCATGTCTCTATCATGCACAGAGACATTTACTGCTGTTAATTTAAATATATCATCCCCTTACTATGCTGCACATACAGCTGATGTGGTTAGAGTGGCAAAAAAACAGGCAGACATCTTGTATTTTACTACAGAGGCAGTGTTTCAACCTTCTTCCTCTTTGAAAGAGTCACACAGGAAATGAGAGATCTGCACCACCATGCAACATCTCACACCTCTCGACATCTCTTTCTTTCCACTTTCCTGAACTCTCATGTCTCTATCAggctcacttttttttttttttttttaaactcattcCGTTTTATGTCCGGCTCTTGTTTTAttaggatgaagaggaggaggaggatgagatgACGTGTGACCATATGAAAGATTCAGAGGTGAAGTTTTACTCATTTGCAGATGCCAGATGTGTGTTCAGTCATGTTTAAGTCCTCTAACATATAGCCAGTAATAGTTGGATGAATTAGCCACCCTGATAAGCGTGTTGACCTTTTTGTGTAGACATATCAAAGCTTGACTCTTGAGTTTGAATGCTGATTTTATTTTAGGAGCCCAGTAATAAAAGGGTCAAACCTGTGGCCAAGTCCAATAGCCTAACAGGTGTCATCACCCCAGTGAAGACCCCTGCTCTTAAACGCATTGGACAGTCTATTTCGGTAAGAACGCATGAACACGTTCTTATTGTTTTATGAAATGAACAACTAACGACTTGTGCATGCAGGCATTCAACTACTCTGCTCCTCCACAGCGGTCTATTAGTTTCCGCACAGAGGCCCGACCTTTGCCCCCGGCTCCCTTACGCTCTCGCCCAAAGGCCTCATCGTTTCCTCGGAGACGCAACAGCCAGTGCTGGAGTGACACCGTGGAGATCCATGACCTCACTGCCAAGGAAATCAAACGTCAAGAGGTAAGAGGGGCAGTGGGAGTTTACTTCAGCTGCAGAAGCTAAACATTCTGCAGGGGATTTAATGTAATATGTAGTTTTTTGGGGGTTGGAGGGTTATGTGGGTCAACCTGTGGAGCTGTGGTTAAACTGTGGGGGCAGGGTGACTAGTGCCTACTCTTCATTTCCGTAAAGCAGCTCTACATGGGGATTATGAAAGAGGATGTGAGCTGGCACTAGAGGCTCAACTTCCTTTATTAAACAATCAGCTGTGAGAGCCCACGCCGTCCTGTCATCTTATGCaagtgcgtgtttgtgtgtgtaaattgtCTGCGCTTGCCTTCAAATGCTGTTGTCCAGTTGTTTAACAGTTTTGACTCTTCTGCAGGTGATCTATGAGCTGACTCAGGGAGAGAGACAACTCATTGAGGACCTCAGTCTGGTCAAGAAGGTATTTTTCTACTAAACGCATCCACAGGATTGACCTCTATTGTTTTACATCAGAACAAATTCTACTGATGCTGGTTGAATATATGGAACCAGTCATTCCAGTTGTCCTGACACAACTTGCACACACTTTCATACACTTCTGACTGCACATAATACGATTCTTTGCCTCTTTGTGTGCTGTCAGGTGTACTATGAGCCCATGTTGAAGTTGGACATCTTGACAGAGAGTGAGCTCGGGCAGATCTTTGGTACTCTGGACTCTCTCATTCCTCTCCATGAAGGTGAACAAATAATCTACTTTGCATATTCTTCCATTATCTAATTCTGGGCTTGGTTGGtgataataaaacattatcatTTGTTTACTTTGAGTGGAATCATGTCATATTTCCAAAAGATTACAGGCAAATAACCAACTATCAAAATTAATTgttgaatgttgtgttttacaCATTTGCCATACATGGATTTATATTTAGTCTTGTAGATATTGTAATATAGATTCTAACTATGTTGCCCAGCCCCAAAAGCAAGTGTGTAAAGCAAAGCTTTAGGGGGAGCGTTCTTGCATTCTTTCACCTATGGTTAATGCTATAAATAAGCTAatgtaatgtctttttttcaggTATAGGAATCTGAATAAGCTGagtgtgatgtttttgtgtttatctgtCCTTGAGCTGTAGTAACACAGACattcttgtctgtttttatttcataccAGATCTTCTGGGTCGTCTTGAGCGGCTGAGGGGATCAGAGAAGACAGTGGGAGAGGTGGCGCCTACTCTGATAAGTTGGGTGAGTATCTCCATGGAAAccaaggacagagagagaagaagagaaaagggtACAACCCACCTTCACTCCAGTTCCTGTATCTGCTCTGCTATCTTCCTCTCTAAACCAGAGTCACTGAGTTCAATCTGTCTGTCTACACTCTCATCTGAACCGCattctcctcccctcctcttctgtgCAGTTCCCTTGCCTGGAGGCCTATGTTACATACTGCTGTAACCAGGTGGGAGCCAAAGCCCTGCTGGACCAGAAAAAGCACGAGAAGAGAGTGGAGCACTTCCTGCGCCTGTGTCAGGAGTCTTCGTTCAGCAGGAAACTGGACCTCTGGAGCTTCCTGGATCTCCCTCGAAGCCGTTTGGTCAAATACCCCCTTTTGCTGAGAGAGATACAGAAGTGCACACCTCCAGAGCACCCTGATGAGGACGTGTTGCCTGATGCTGTGAGTTGATGTCCGACATGTTCACTTACTTAAGATGATTGCTTAATCGATGTCAACACTCTGGACTTCCTGATGTTGGTCTTACTGTGACAGGTCTGATATTCTCATCCTCATTATATCAAGTTTTTGAGCAGGCTGGGATGTGAGCAGATAAAATGCACAATGATCCACAATTCACTGGTTGCCATGACAATAACGAACACCGCACTGTGGACCCTTTAATTCAAATATGAGTGTTTTTTGGAAAGGCTCTGAATGAGATCACATTGGCAGTTTAAGAAAGATGCGTGTACAGTCTGCTGCTTTAGATAGACCAGAGTTCTCCGTATTCATTCAGTACTGAAATTGCTCATTTAATCATTCTCACAATCTTGTAGGTCAGATTTTTTCATGGTAGCTTGAAAGTAAACCTCTATCTGTCCGACTCTGTAGATTCTAACACAAAAATCCAAATTATTAAGGTCTACATTTACGTACGTATATTCAGTATTAATGGGTTGTGactaacatactgtaaattGGTATATCCACTGAAATCCATCAGTCTGCATGTGTGGGAAGTCAAGGCATTTAGATTCAGctaatatttactttttaaatcaacaatacACATTGGCGCCTCCAAATGGCAAACATGATTCAGTAGCTAGTGATCCTGTGATGTGACGTTAGCAACTTGAAAATACTTCAGTCATGTTCACTAATTTGGTTGGTCTGTAATTACTTATAGCAAAGGAGACTCAGGgaatgaaaaatggaaaatatgttGCTGTTCAGGAGACAATTTTGGCATTTGACATGTTTGCGGTCTCTTACCACAGACATAGAAGACTcacatttcacttaaaatgtgtataaatgtatagCATATGTAATGAGTTTTATGCCATTCTGTACTCAGCCCAGATTCTTCATTTGGGAAAAATTTAGCAACTCTTAAAGGTCTCTGTGTAACACTTTGTTCTGCTCAGATGGACTTGATCCAGAGCATTGTGGCGCAGGTGAACAAGAAGACGGGAGAGGCTGAGTGTCAGTTCTACAGGCGGGGTCTTAACTACATTGAGGACAGCCAGAGAATACCAGAGATCGGGCAGTCCCACTTCCTCCACTGCCACGGAGAGCTCAAGAACAACAAGGGCCAGGTAGCAGCTCAGTGTTGTTATGTTTAACTCTTCTAATGTCCCATTGATTGACCTTTGGTGTTGTTGATTTGTTTGTATCTCAGTTGAAGAAGGTCAAGTCATCCAAGATAGGGGTGTAATGTACTGATAAACAGTCTGGATCCATACACTCACAGACCTTTGCTTCTCTCTGCCTCAGTGTAGATTTTTAGTTCCCTCATATGAGTGTAGCACATTACCCTGTATTTTGAAATAACCAGGAAATCCTGCACAATGGTGACCACTTGTACTAGATTTGTCTGTAACATTTCAGTCCTCAGACCTTcgtcagaaaaaataaatagcaCCAGTATCAAATGTACATAAACATTTCTGAATTTATGAATttctaatatacagtataacaatacaaagtttgttttatgtggTAACCctaaaatatgataataataaaatatattttattatcagaataCAATTTTATTCTtcgtttttgacatttttatttcccCAATGtctgtttgaatattttttgtaaagccatatctctctctttgtgtgtctgtctcctctgtcaGCGGCTGCATGTATTCCTGTTTGAACAGGCTTTGGTGCTGAGCAGACCCGGGGAGGACAAAGATGGAGGTCAGGTGTTCAATGTCTACAGACAACCTCTGCGCAACGCCCTCTTAAATCTGGAGGAGATCCCAGATGGGGAGGCAGGAGGGAGCTCCTTCAGGGGAGCCTTCACTGGAGGAAATGATAAAGGTAACATATGCTATATAAATCATATGAAAACATGATGTAGATCTAATTTCcttgtgtatgcatgcatgacCTACATAGTCTTTGTCACATTGTTTTGAGTTAAATTTAGGCTG
This window of the Thunnus albacares chromosome 5, fThuAlb1.1, whole genome shotgun sequence genome carries:
- the uba1 gene encoding ubiquitin-like modifier-activating enzyme 1, with the protein product MSSSPLSKKRRVSGTETKTGSHCSSSNSVRTDLSHTPANGMAKNGNDAEIDEGLYSRQLYVLGHDAMKRMQNSNVLISGMRGLGVEIAKNVILGGVRSVTVHDQGVAEWRDLSSQFYLREEDLGKNRADVSQHRLAELNNYVPVTAYTGALTEDYVTKFQVVVLTNSTLEEQQHVGEFCHSKGIKLIIADTRGLFGQLFCDFGEEMIVHDTNGEQPLSAMISMITKDNPGVVTCLDEARHGFESGDYVTFTEVQGMTELNGCQPVEIKVLGPYTFSICDTAGFTDYVRGGIVSQVKMPKKIAFKSLSSSMAEPEFMMTDFAKFERPGQLHVGFQAIHAFQKKHNHLPAPWSQADGEELLTLAKEVNSAQTGAAKVEQLDEALIKKLSYLAAGDLAPVNAFIGGLAAQEVMKACTGKFMPIMQWLYFDALECLAEEDGVTLTEEECAPRNSRYDGQIAVFGTKLQDMLAKQRYFLVGAGAIGCELMKNFAMIGLACGEGEVIVTDMDTIEKSNLNRQFLFRPSDVTKMKSDTAAAAVKQMNPSIRITGHQNRVGPDTERIYDDDFFESLDGVANALDNVDARMYMDRRCVYYRKPLLESGTLGTKGNVQVVIPFLTESYSSSQDPPEKSIPICTLKNFPNAIEHTLQWARDEFEGLFKQPPENAMQYLSDPKFMERTLKLPGAQPVEVLEAVYKSLVTDCPHSWADCVAWARNHWQCQYSNNIRQLLHNFPPDQLTSSGAPFWSGPKRCPHPLEFSTSNDLHMDYIMAGANLFAQTYGLPGSTDRAGVVKLLQEIKVPPFTPRSGVKIHVSDQELQNSNSSVDDSRLEELKVQLPSPETSQFKLCAIDFEKDDDTNFHMDFIVAASNLRAENYDIPPTDRHKSKLIAGKIIPAIATTTAAVVGLVCLELIKIVQGHKKLESYKNGFMNLALPFFAFSEPIAAPRHKYYEIEWTLWDRFEVTGMQPNGEEMTLRQFLDYFKNEHKLEITMLSQGVSMLYSFFMPAAKLKERLDLPMTEIVTKVSKKKLGKHVKALVFELCCNDLSDEDVEVPYVRYTIR